A stretch of Methanococcus voltae PS DNA encodes these proteins:
- a CDS encoding UbiX family flavin prenyltransferase: MNSKKDVKEIVVCVTGASGAIYAKRLLEELKKDESVITSLVVSKMGISTIKYELNMDIHDFYKLADNVYNEDDFYAPIASGSHKFDSAVIVPCSMKSVSAVANGYADNLIARVCDICLKEHRKLVLITRETPLNAIHLENMTKLAKLGVVIMPPVPAFYSFPKTVDDIIYFTVGRILDNLRIKNNLVKRWGDE, from the coding sequence ATGAACTCAAAAAAAGATGTAAAAGAGATTGTCGTATGTGTAACTGGTGCAAGTGGTGCAATTTACGCAAAAAGACTATTAGAAGAATTAAAAAAAGATGAATCCGTAATTACCTCGTTAGTAGTTTCAAAAATGGGTATTTCTACAATAAAATATGAGTTAAATATGGATATACACGATTTTTATAAATTAGCAGATAATGTGTACAATGAAGATGATTTTTACGCACCGATAGCCTCAGGCTCTCATAAATTTGATTCTGCAGTAATAGTACCATGCTCTATGAAATCGGTTTCAGCAGTAGCTAATGGTTACGCAGATAATTTAATTGCGCGAGTATGTGACATATGTCTAAAAGAACATAGGAAATTAGTATTGATTACTAGAGAAACGCCTTTAAATGCAATTCATTTGGAAAATATGACTAAATTGGCTAAATTGGGTGTTGTAATAATGCCACCAGTACCGGCATTTTACAGTTTTCCAAAAACTGTGGATGATATTATATACTTCACAGTGGGTAGGATATTGGATAATTTAAGAATTAAAAATAATTTAGTTAAGCGTTGGGGCGATGAATAA
- a CDS encoding signal recognition particle protein Srp54 encodes MLDKLGQNISTALNKIKSATLVDKKLIKEVIKDIQKALIQSDVNVKLVLKMSKDIEKKAIEENPPKGLSKKEHIVQIVYNELVQMIGTEPQKLDLDPSKKSIILLVGIQGSGKTTSSAKLARLIQKRGLKPALIAADVYRPAAYKQLQQLSEKINVPLYGDETRTKTPIEIAKDGLNKLKKADVFIIDTAGRHKEESGLLTEMKELKDELNPKEIILVIDGTLGQQAKNQAKAFKDAVEDIGSILVTKLDGSAKGGGALSAVAEINAPIKFIGTGEGVDDLETFDPKKFISRLLGMGDLDSLLEKTDDIVEDANEEDIEAILKGKFTLVELYSQLETISKMGPMKQILSMIPGMGASMPKEAASLTEQKLKRYKILMDSMTEEEKENPELIKTSRMQRIARGAGAKQEEIKELLKYYQTTKNAFSNLKRGKMLKMGGQMGKIMRQIMYKE; translated from the coding sequence ATGCTTGACAAATTAGGTCAAAACATTTCAACTGCACTAAATAAAATCAAAAGTGCAACATTAGTGGATAAAAAATTAATTAAAGAAGTTATAAAAGATATCCAAAAAGCTTTAATCCAATCGGATGTTAATGTTAAACTCGTTTTAAAAATGAGTAAAGATATTGAAAAGAAAGCAATCGAAGAGAATCCTCCAAAGGGTTTATCAAAAAAGGAGCATATTGTTCAAATAGTTTATAATGAACTCGTACAAATGATTGGTACTGAACCTCAAAAATTAGATTTGGACCCTTCAAAAAAGTCAATTATCTTATTGGTCGGTATCCAAGGAAGCGGTAAGACGACAAGTTCTGCAAAATTGGCAAGATTAATTCAAAAAAGGGGATTGAAGCCAGCTTTAATTGCAGCGGATGTTTACAGACCTGCAGCATACAAGCAATTGCAACAACTCTCCGAAAAAATAAACGTTCCACTATATGGTGACGAAACAAGAACCAAAACCCCTATCGAAATAGCAAAAGATGGTTTAAATAAGTTAAAAAAAGCAGATGTATTTATTATCGATACTGCAGGTAGACATAAGGAAGAATCTGGACTTTTAACTGAAATGAAAGAATTAAAAGACGAATTGAATCCAAAAGAAATTATACTGGTTATTGATGGTACTTTGGGACAACAAGCTAAAAACCAAGCTAAAGCATTTAAGGATGCTGTAGAGGATATAGGCAGTATTTTAGTTACTAAATTGGATGGTTCCGCAAAAGGTGGTGGTGCGTTAAGTGCTGTAGCCGAAATAAACGCTCCTATTAAATTCATCGGTACTGGTGAAGGTGTAGACGATTTAGAAACATTTGACCCTAAAAAATTCATATCAAGACTTTTAGGTATGGGTGATTTGGACAGTTTACTCGAAAAAACCGATGATATCGTAGAAGACGCAAACGAAGAAGATATCGAAGCAATACTTAAAGGTAAGTTTACATTAGTAGAATTGTATTCGCAATTGGAAACAATTTCTAAAATGGGGCCTATGAAGCAAATTTTAAGTATGATACCAGGAATGGGGGCATCAATGCCTAAAGAAGCAGCAAGCTTAACTGAGCAAAAATTAAAACGTTATAAAATTTTAATGGATTCTATGACTGAAGAAGAAAAAGAAAACCCAGAATTGATTAAAACCTCAAGAATGCAAAGAATTGCAAGAGGTGCCGGTGCAAAACAAGAAGAAATTAAGGAATTGTTAAAGTACTATCAAACAACTAAAAATGCTTTCTCAAACTTAAAACGGGGTAAGATGCTAAAAATGGGCGGTCAAATGGGTAAAATCATGAGACAAATTATGTACAAAGAATAA
- a CDS encoding sugar phosphate isomerase/epimerase family protein, with translation MENNTNESKSCSMVKYAKCGISSLVYIHDNVVSSLEKISQHKFDSWEIVFEGTHAEAECEMDNILNLKHSEMKCQKTLETVVHAPFTDLNPASLNSKVSKVTLDSIIESIDFASKTNSKVVTVHPGYIPYLWKDYKERVVESNRNLIKKLVEVAETYDVTIGLENMPNFFGVLGTTPEELAELTKGIDSNNLGITFDIGHANTCKELSTLNTEDYVAELNNIGKGIVHAHIHDNDGTDDSHLKLKAGNINLEAVFTNLRDINYNGIYSLECRSMEDAIESRDILSKILKDIN, from the coding sequence ATGGAAAATAATACTAATGAATCTAAAAGCTGCAGTATGGTCAAATACGCCAAATGTGGGATATCATCTCTCGTATACATACACGATAATGTAGTATCATCTTTAGAAAAAATAAGCCAACACAAATTTGATTCGTGGGAAATCGTTTTTGAAGGCACTCACGCGGAAGCTGAATGCGAAATGGATAACATTTTAAATTTAAAGCATAGTGAAATGAAATGCCAAAAAACTTTGGAAACTGTGGTTCACGCACCTTTTACAGATTTAAACCCTGCTTCACTCAATAGTAAAGTTTCAAAAGTTACCCTAGATAGTATAATCGAATCAATTGACTTTGCTTCAAAAACAAACTCTAAAGTAGTAACAGTGCACCCGGGGTATATCCCATACTTATGGAAAGATTACAAGGAGCGAGTGGTTGAAAGCAATAGAAATTTAATAAAAAAATTAGTTGAAGTAGCTGAAACGTACGACGTAACAATCGGTTTAGAAAATATGCCTAATTTTTTCGGAGTTTTAGGAACTACTCCTGAAGAATTAGCCGAACTTACAAAAGGAATCGATTCAAACAATTTAGGTATAACATTTGATATTGGTCACGCTAACACCTGTAAAGAGTTATCAACTTTAAATACTGAAGATTATGTGGCAGAATTAAACAATATTGGAAAAGGTATTGTTCATGCGCACATACATGATAATGATGGAACCGACGATTCACACCTTAAACTAAAAGCAGGTAATATTAACTTAGAAGCTGTATTTACAAACCTAAGGGACATTAATTATAACGGAATTTATAGTTTAGAATGTAGAAGTATGGAAGATGCAATTGAAAGCAGGGATATATTATCAAAAATTTTAAAAGATATCAATTAA
- a CDS encoding FumA C-terminus/TtdB family hydratase beta subunit, producing the protein MQYYLKTPISKEDIKKLNVGDIVYISGNICTGRDEAHITAIEEGKSPVDLKNGVIYHAGPIMRQKDDENGEWECVAIGPTTSARMNKTEKDFIEITGISAIIGKGGMTDELLDVFKEHYVVYLSAPGGCAALLAESVKKVKSVHKIELGIPEAFWSLEVENFGPLVVSMDSNGQSLYKNVNKDVEKNLKEIKEVKGLI; encoded by the coding sequence ATGCAATATTATTTAAAAACTCCAATTTCAAAAGAAGACATTAAAAAATTAAACGTGGGCGATATTGTTTACATATCAGGAAATATTTGTACTGGAAGAGATGAAGCACATATTACCGCAATAGAAGAGGGAAAATCACCAGTTGATTTAAAAAACGGTGTAATATATCATGCAGGCCCTATAATGAGGCAGAAAGACGATGAAAATGGAGAATGGGAGTGCGTTGCAATTGGCCCAACCACATCTGCACGTATGAATAAAACTGAAAAAGATTTTATAGAAATTACGGGCATTTCAGCTATTATTGGTAAAGGAGGTATGACTGACGAATTACTGGACGTTTTTAAAGAACATTATGTTGTCTATTTATCTGCACCTGGAGGTTGTGCTGCCCTACTTGCCGAAAGCGTTAAAAAAGTTAAATCAGTTCATAAAATAGAGTTAGGAATTCCTGAAGCATTTTGGAGCCTAGAAGTTGAAAACTTTGGCCCTTTGGTTGTTTCAATGGATAGCAACGGTCAAAGTCTATATAAAAATGTAAATAAAGATGTTGAAAAAAATTTAAAAGAAATAAAAGAAGTAAAAGGGTTAATTTAA
- the mmp10 gene encoding methyl coenzyme M reductase-arginine methyltransferase Mmp10 (Mmp10 (methanogenesis marker protein 10) is a cobalamin-requiring radical SAM methyltransferase that creates the methylarginine modification to methyl coenzyme M reductase.): MANEKRKNDQKYDNLKTQLLIDLKGEPGKNCGGFCKFCYFRKVSFKNPEPLGCNQCTYHIGCDYCTNSIREINGDFIPLPFAIQQIQDSLMFKRYDKINITSGGDTSYYPYLEELCREIASMGLNIHLGYTSGKGIKSLQSAKNMVDCGVDEVTFSVFSTDSELRKEWMNDKTPEISIECLKHFCKNCETHCAIVVVPGVNDGEVLKKTIADLIDWGANAIILMRFANKIENGLIFGNEPLIEGIDVQTMDEFRAVVEEMYNLYGNQIRLSGTPVYDPITDTPFAILKDDETIMELRKSIRSEATIITGSVSYTFLSKIFKDTPINVIKVNKDISDLITKKDLEEINLNELKETVLIPSRALVHDRDMEEILKKDGVDRIVLRGVDKLTLDGEVSGVYTKEQAIEFEKECFTELIEKINFFGSPIKNN, translated from the coding sequence ATGGCAAACGAAAAAAGAAAAAACGACCAAAAATATGATAACTTAAAAACCCAACTTCTCATTGATTTAAAAGGTGAGCCCGGTAAAAATTGTGGAGGTTTCTGTAAATTCTGTTACTTTAGAAAGGTAAGTTTCAAAAATCCAGAACCTTTGGGCTGTAATCAGTGCACTTATCATATCGGTTGTGATTATTGTACTAACTCCATAAGGGAAATTAACGGCGATTTTATACCTTTACCGTTTGCAATTCAGCAAATACAAGATTCACTCATGTTTAAAAGATATGATAAAATAAATATTACAAGTGGAGGAGATACAAGCTATTATCCTTATCTAGAGGAACTTTGCCGAGAAATAGCAAGTATGGGTTTAAATATCCATTTAGGCTATACTTCAGGTAAAGGAATAAAAAGCCTACAGTCTGCAAAAAATATGGTCGATTGTGGTGTCGATGAAGTAACATTTTCAGTTTTTTCAACAGACTCAGAACTTAGAAAAGAATGGATGAATGATAAAACTCCAGAAATTTCAATAGAATGTTTAAAACACTTTTGTAAAAATTGTGAGACACATTGTGCAATAGTTGTAGTTCCTGGAGTAAATGATGGGGAAGTTTTAAAGAAAACAATAGCTGATTTAATAGATTGGGGCGCAAATGCTATAATTTTAATGAGATTTGCAAATAAAATAGAAAATGGATTAATATTCGGAAATGAACCTTTAATTGAGGGTATAGACGTTCAAACAATGGATGAATTTAGGGCAGTTGTAGAAGAAATGTATAATTTATATGGTAATCAAATAAGACTTTCAGGAACGCCAGTTTACGACCCCATAACTGATACACCATTCGCAATCTTAAAAGATGATGAAACAATAATGGAATTAAGAAAAAGCATAAGGTCAGAAGCAACAATTATAACGGGTTCAGTTTCGTACACTTTCCTTTCAAAAATTTTCAAAGACACGCCTATAAATGTTATAAAAGTTAATAAGGATATTTCAGACCTTATAACTAAAAAAGATTTGGAAGAAATAAATTTAAATGAATTAAAAGAAACAGTTTTAATTCCCTCAAGAGCATTAGTTCATGATAGAGATATGGAAGAAATTTTGAAGAAGGATGGGGTTGATAGAATTGTTTTAAGGGGTGTTGATAAATTAACGTTAGATGGTGAAGTTAGTGGCGTTTATACAAAAGAACAAGCAATCGAATTTGAAAAAGAATGTTTCACAGAATTAATTGAAAAAATAAACTTCTTTGGAAGCCCTATAAAAAATAATTAA